A portion of the Mesobacillus sp. AQ2 genome contains these proteins:
- a CDS encoding class I SAM-dependent methyltransferase, translating into MKVIERIQEYIDNQYKTPKGIIGTVIGEKMVKQHKPETLWTIQLLNIQQSESVLELGCGSGYAMKLLLEQDKANSVIGLDLSPTVIRSAKLRNKKAFLEEKADFVQGNVKSLPFEVEQFDKVFSIHTIYFWDELSFTVSEIYRVLKPGGGLVLTLCDGKNDVIWDGVREMIEEQLIPIMKNQGFSEVEVVKGPNSRQYHTIAVLGKK; encoded by the coding sequence ATGAAGGTAATTGAAAGAATACAAGAATATATAGATAACCAGTACAAAACACCAAAAGGAATAATTGGTACCGTGATCGGTGAAAAGATGGTAAAGCAGCATAAGCCAGAAACATTATGGACCATCCAATTATTAAATATTCAACAGAGTGAGAGTGTGCTGGAACTTGGATGCGGTTCCGGTTATGCAATGAAACTTCTTCTTGAGCAAGATAAAGCAAATTCAGTAATTGGACTGGACCTTTCTCCAACTGTGATTCGGTCAGCTAAGCTGCGAAATAAAAAAGCATTTTTGGAAGAAAAAGCGGATTTTGTACAAGGAAATGTAAAGAGTTTGCCTTTTGAAGTTGAACAATTCGACAAAGTGTTCAGTATTCACACAATTTATTTTTGGGATGAATTATCTTTTACAGTATCGGAAATATATAGGGTTTTAAAGCCTGGTGGCGGTCTCGTACTGACCCTTTGTGATGGCAAAAATGATGTTATATGGGATGGAGTAAGAGAAATGATAGAAGAACAATTAATCCCGATTATGAAGAACCAGGGCTTTTCAGAGGTGGAAGTAGTAAAAGGACCAAATTCAAGACAATATCATACAATTGCAGTTTTGGGTAAAAAGTAA